The Chiloscyllium plagiosum isolate BGI_BamShark_2017 chromosome 18, ASM401019v2, whole genome shotgun sequence sequence TACACACCTCCTCACCTGGTTGTAACATATCTATTAAGTTAAGTTGATAAAAAGGGCTCGTGGAAAGCAGAGAACTTAAAAAGATCTGAAACACACATCGCTGCTGAGGATTCAGGACAATAGTTAAACAAACTCAGACTTAAGTTTCATATTTAAGCCTCAATAACACCCTAAAGACTATAAACTATCTACATCATTTTGTCTTTGTGCCTGTGCATTCGTAAGCTTGACATTACATCTTTTTTATTGCTCTAAGGAAAACTTTGTAATTGGTTTCTTACTGATAATGATAGACATTGGGCAACTACATTTGAATTTGAGAGCGGTGTAGCTTCCTGCTAAAAAAAATAGTTAATCTTTCTCATAATCAAGCAGAGAAATAGAAGAAGGGAACCAATTCAGCACCTTCTAACCTGGTTGTGACAGATAAAACTTTCCAAGGCAGGAATAAAATGCTGAGTCCATGGGTTGGGGAGGGGCAAGATGTGAGGGGGGTGACTAAAGGTTTAGATGAAAACTGGATCTCCCACAAGGCtactggaggtggtgagagaaaTGAAGATGTGAGGACATTAAGGAGTGAGTTCTTGAGATTTGGGCAAATTTAATTGAACGTTAAGCTAATAATACTGCTGGCAAGGGAACAATGATATAGAGACAATGGATATCTGATAGACATAGGGCTGGAAAAAGCTACAGAAATACAGTGAAGCGCTGGAAAGACATGAAAATGAAGATGATGATAAgtaatgaattaattaaataagtgAATTAAAATAAGTAAATAGAATTACATGCAAAAGAAACATGAAGAAGACACTAACTTAGCTGGAAAATCAGAAGTATAGTCATTAAAACTGTTCACTTACGAAGATTCGCCACAAGAAATAATTCCACTCAAAACCAGATTACAGATGATAAATTAAATTTTAACAAAGAACTTCTCAAAGGTAAGCTTGTAAATTGGAATCATGAGATCATTTTTGAATAGTTTGTTGTGGAGCCAATTTGGGAGAACACTTCCTTAAATCTAGAATTGAGTAATGAGGCAGAgtttcattttttattcatttgtggctcttttgtccatttattgctcatccctggatgttcttgagaaggtggcggtgagctgccttcttgaactgctgcagttctacttgctgtgggttgacccacaatgacattagggatggaattccaggattttgacccagcaacagtgaaggaacactgatatatttccaagtcaggatggtgactggcttgaggggaacttgaaagtggcagtgttcccatatatctgctgcccatgtccttccaaatggaagtggccgtgggtttggaaggtgctgtatgaggatttttggtgaattactgcaatgcatcttgtagatataaACACTGTTAATGAGcaatggtggtgaagggagttggtgcttttggatgtggtgctaatcaagcaggctgctttgtccaggatggtgtcaagttgcttgagtattgttggaccTTCAGCCATTtagacaagtggagaatattccatcagattcctgtcttgtgccttataaatgatgaagaaggattcctgaagaagggcttatgcccgaaacgtcgattcttctgtttctttgatgctgcctgacctgctgcacttttccagtaacacatttttgaactctgatctccagcatctgcagtcctcactttctcctcctttggggattcaggaggtgagttcctcgCTACAGTATTCCAAGCCTACGATGTGCTGTTGTAGTCACTgtttttatgtggtgaatccagttgagtttctggtcaagggtaacccaaggatgttgatagtggggattcaataatgataacagcattgaatgttaagaggtggtggttagattgtctcttattggtgatggtgatAGCTTGACATTTGTGTgaaatgaatgttatttgccacttctcagcccaagcctggataatgtacagatcttgttgcatttgaacatggactactacagtatctgaggagtcacgaatggtgctgaattgtgcaattgtgcaatcattggcgaatatctccacttctgactttatgatggagggaaagtcattgatgaagcagctgaagatgctaggcctaggacactgccctgaggaactcctgcagagatatcctggagctgagatgactgatctccaccaaccacaaccaccttcctatgtgccaagtatgactccaaccagtggagagcttgcccctgatacccattgattccagttttgctagggctccttgatgctgcactttcacacttggtcgaatgcagccttgatgtcaagggctgtcactatcacctcacctctggaattcaactcttttgtccaagtttgaaTCAATgagctgtaatgaagtcaggagcagagtggtcctggcggaacccaaactggatatcagtgagcaggttattgctgagcaggtgctgcttaatagtaCTGTTGATCGACAATAGACtgatgggggtggtggtggtggtgggggcgcgggggggaggggggatggtaattggctgggttggatttgttctgctttttatgtgcaAGACATAACTGGGCGATTTGCcaaattgttgggtagatgccagtgttgtaactgtattgggaGGGCTTGACTAGTGAAGTGATACGTTCTGGAGCACAAactttcagtactattgccaggatGTTGTCAAAGCCCATAGACTTCACAGTTTCCAGTGTCTTCAACTGTTCCTTGATATTACACACAGTGAATTGAATTGCTTGAAGATTGATTTCTGTAGTGCTgaaggaggctgagatagatcatccactcagcacttctggctgaagattgctgtgaatattttagccttatcttttgcactgatgtgttgggctcatCCATCATTGAGGGCGGGATATTAGTGGAGCCTTCTCTTCCAgcgagttatttaattgtccattaccattcacaactgggaTGTGTCAGGACTGCAGAGCGTAGATCTCATCTGTTGGTTGccggatcgcttagctctgtctatcacttcctATGCTATTTAGCATGCAAGTTTCCTGTTTGGTTGCTTCACCCGGTTGACACCTTATTTTCAAGTATGCCTGGTGGCATGCCCTCCTCCACTCTCCATTGAATTAGGGATATGCCAggctatgaggttacagattatgctggagtgcaattctgctgctaggcaaaagtgaggactgcacacataccactctctgagtgaaaaagttgccccttaggtctcttttatacctttcccctctcaccctgaacctatgccttctagttctgcactccccaccccaggaaaagactttgtttatttaccctatccatacccctcatgattttataaacttctaggatcaccccacagcctctgatgctccagggaaaacagccccagcctgttcagcatctccctacagcttaaatcctccaaccctggcaatctcCTTGTAaaacgtttctgaacccttttaagtttcacgacatccttccgataggaaggagaccagaattgcacgcaatattccaacagtggcctaaccaatatcctgtacagccgcagcatgacctcccaactcctgtactcaatactctgaccaataaaggaaagcataccaaacgccttcttcactatcctatctacctgtgactccattttcaaggagcaatgaacctgaaCTTCacggtttctttgttcagcaacactccctaggaccttgctgtgtataagtcctgttaagatttgctttcacaaaatgcagcactttgcatttatctaaattaaactccatctgccactcctcagcccattggcccatctgatcaagatcctgttgtaatctgaggtaaccctcttccatgtccattacacctccaattttggtatcatctgcaaacttactgactatacctctactgctcgcatccaaatcatttatgtaaatgacaaaaagtaatggacccagcactgatccttgtggcactccactagtcacaggcctccagtctgaaaaacaaccctccaccaccaccctctgtcttctatctttgagccagttctgtatccaaatggctagtactcactgtattccacgagatctaactttgctcaccagtctcccacggggaacctcgtcaaacacctcactgaagtccatatagatcacgtccaccgctctgccctcatcaatcctctttgttacttcttcaaaaaactcaatcaagtgcgtgaaacatgatttcctaagcacaaagccatgttgactatccctaatcagtccttgcctttccaaatacatgtacatcctgtccctcaggattccctccaacaacaggcccaccactgaggtcaggctcactggtctagtatgggtgggttgcgcttcggcgggtcggtgtggacttgttgggccgaagggcctgtttccacactgtaggtaatctaatctaatctaatctaaaaaaacttgcccaccaccgaggtcaggctcaccagtctataattccctggcttgtccttaccacccttcttaaacagtggcaccacattagccaacctccagtctttctaCATGCTTTGtgtatttgaattcattaaaggatttgtacacttttaacatttattaatttgttttaaCTTTGAATGAACTTTATCAATAAAATGACGTCTTTGTGTAACTCGGGATTACCtgatttatttctttaaaaagacTCCATACGGTCAAGTTTATACTGAACTGGCGATACAGTATACTTTATAAGAAATCAAAACCTTTGTTCTGGTCAAAGAAGGAATgggaaaagagaaaaaggaaaatacCATCTTCTGTCAACTCTAACAGTGGCACAATCGTGTAATCTGCAGAAGGTAAtttactaggcaaaagtgaggactgcggatgctggaaaccagagtttagattagagtggtgctggaaaagcacagcaggtcaggcagcatgcgaggagcaggaaaatcctgatgaaaggcttttgcccgaaacgtcgattttcctgctccttggatgctgcctgacctgctgtgcttttccagcgccactctgacCTAAATAGAAGGTAATTTACAACAGGGTAAAAGACGTTGGGAACTTCGCCAGGGAACGAATAGTTCGATGCCGAGACAGAGCCCACGAAGATCTCATCTGTTATCAATACCCCAGGTACATACCATTTCAGGCTGAAGGTACCCATCACCAACACACCTCCAAAACATATCTGTCGTTTTCCTTCGCCTGATGCGGATAATATCTTGGCGTATGATCGCCTTTAAACAATAGATTTTTTCAACAACTAAACGTATTTGCgccattgttctgaacattttaaAAGTGTAGAAACTTTGGGTTAATCGGTTGGAAGCCAGTATCGGTTGCAAAATAGTGGAAACAAATGAAGCTGGGGGGAAAAAAGAGAGACCAATGAAACGGTCAGCAACTGATGGCTTCGTGTCGTTACTGAGGCATTGATCTGATGGTTACTGCAGTCCGATTGATTGTCCCCGTGCAGTAATGCCACCGCTGATAACAAGCATTGCCAAGGACCCGAACTCTGTTAGCAGCAGTTCCGCTTCCTGCCAGCTACCGTTTTATCACAGCGCCTCCATCATTAGACACGAGATGTAACTTCAGGtgatgagagttaatgttttgttttcCCTCTTTTGCTGAACATTACACAAACCGTTGGCTTCAGGCAGGAAACAATAAAATGAATGATTGACTGGGATTGGAGGCTGTATCTGAAGGACCAGCGCCCCAACACGACCTTGTTCGACTTGCAAAGCTGACCCCGGGCTCGCTGATGGAGCCCGGCAGAGCAATATTTACTGGAGATCACACATGATGGTTGCCATAAAGATATGTTTCTCATTAAAGTACATTAGACTTCCATTCCAAGTGTTTGTCAATAGTGTTTTATTCTAACGAAACTAAGTCATATATTTTGGCAATGTTTAACATTAGAACTTTGAAACAAATAGGTAAATGTAAACTGATCATTTGTTTGTTTCTGTTCACTTTTCTATTAAAATGTTTACGGTCAACCAGTTTCTTCGAGAGTTTTTTTTGTGCGTGGGTGTTAGATTGCGGATTTGCAATATTTTagtaacaaaaaaaatccttctccTGACCTGAGTTGTGTTGAGGTCAGCTGGCCCCAGTGTTGACAGGTGTCCTTGGTCGGGGGAGCACTGTGCTTGCATTACTGAGCAAAATGACTCATTTTGAGGAATGTCCTTGCTTTCTGACCCAATAGGGAAGCTTGAAGATATATGGAGACCCTcataaagaaattttaaaaaggttataAACTTTGCAAAGGTTGATAATGGCGCTGTCAGAGTTTATAGGACAGTTTTTAAACACGTGTGCCAACAACTGGCAACTTTTCCTAGAAATGTTCCCTCACATCACCGACTTAAAGCGGGCAATCGTCGGAAAAATGGTTCCTTTGTAAAATGCAACTGGGTGTGCATTGATTCTCGAGTCTTAACCTACACAGAGAGGCAAGTTTAAAAATTGCAGGGATACCAATAAAACTTAACTGTAAGAAAAGCAGGCTTCTAGTTGTATGTTAGATGTTTTCACGATTGCAAGTAATTTAGCCCAGTTTATTTACTATTCACAATGACATGATAACTTTTCAACGTGACCAGCACAATGGGGATGGAATCAGAGGTTACCAGCCAAACGAAGGTATCACTTACTCATATAAGTCTCAACTTCGGCATTACGGCACTTGTTAGGATTCAATGTGGGTGTTTTCTATAATAACCCCACTCTGTTAGAGGCCATCGAAGATTTGCTTTTGGTCATTTGTTTCTCGAGATTTTTGATTTGCAGGTTTGTGACTATTTCCAATCTCGGGAGATCGTTCCTTCTAGATTCACAAGAACTTCAGATATGGGAGTGGGAATGAGGTGCAGTTTGCCTGGTGAGACTTCATTTTGGGATTAGTGAAGGCAAGAACAGTGTATGAACTGAGATGTGCTTTCTAGTCACATCGATCATCCAGTCCGAGTACAGCTGAGGGCTGGAAACGGACACTTATTTCATCATTTACAGGATTGGTTCTATTTTCAGGCACTGTTCTGGCACGATCTTACTGCGAATTATATCCCAATAATTAACTAAGTGTTTTTATAATCCATCTATTAAATATAGCAATATTCAACTatgtaaattggaaaaaaaaggatATTGCACGCAGTCCAATCTAACAGATTTTATttcattatatattttatttcacAGAAAAAAGGACTTTAACCACAAAAGCAACAACACGTCAATTCCCCAGTAACAATCAATCAACAGGTTGCAGAGCTGAGCTGCGGAATCATTCAGGAACAATCGAGTGGCGCATCCCTTTGGATATGGATAGGAAAACGGCAGTTTCGTTTGGATGTAACACTTAACAGTTCATTTCACTGAATTCATTGGAGAGCAAGTGTtcggaaaaaaaaactgaaccgACAGTTTGTCACGGAGGTCCTTGTCAAATCTTTCTCACTTTGTGGACAGGAGCTCGGTGCCTCGGATTGAACTGTTTAAGTTGATGTGACCGCACTCGCCAGGGAAGCCCTGGGTGTTAGTATGGGAGATTGCTGCCCTTACTCATTCCCAGCATCGAGTGAGCAGTCACAGTATAGAACTTCATTCTCacatttatacacacacacacaccgaaaAATCTTGGAGTTAGTTATAGAGCTATTAATGCTGCCTCTGTgccgatgggctgaagggtccaaGGAAGTCTGGGCTTTCTCCACTGGTCAGTTGTTGAGAGTTTTGAAGAAGTTTGGAGGGGGACCATTCTCCCCCAAGCCCTGCCACTGAGCCCCTGTGTTGAGGCCAGTGTCGCAGCCAGAGCCTGCAGGGTTCCTGCAGCTGTGGTACCACCTCCAGAAGGGGTTGCTGATGTACTGCCTGTACAAGACCTCATCCAGCCGGTACGCCCTGCGCTCCTGCTCGGTGTACGGAGAGTACAGCGAGTTCAGGGCCAGGGGCTCCACCGGGAACGGACAGCTCGGGTAAATCACGGGCAGCTCCTTCGCTCGCCCCCTCCTCCGGCACCTCCGGCGCTGTCTGAAATCTCCTTTGGAGAAATCGTCGAGGTTGGAGGGATGGATGCTCCAGTAGTTCCCTTTGCCATCCTCACACCTCCCTGCTTTAATGAAACactcattgagagagagattgtgacgAACGCTGTTTCTCCAACCTTGGCCGCGACCTTTGTAGTAGGGGAACGTGTCTTCGATGTATTTATAAATGGAGCCCAGGTTGAGTTTCTTGTTGGGGGAAGTTAGAATCGCGTTGGCGATCAACGCGATGTAAGACATGGCTGGTTTCTGCTCCTGGCCTGGCCTGGCTCTCAGCCCTTCATGGGGGAAGCCCTCAGTTGGATGCAGGTAATTTCGGTTCTCGGGCTCTCTTTCCCAGCTCGGATTGCCTTTCTTCTCGGCCACTTCAGGCTGGGCCATGTCCAGTGCCGAAGGACAGCTCCCAGCCACGTGTCCCTCGACACTGGCTTTGTCCTGCTGCCCCGGGGCTGCTTCTGCAAACGGCCTGAAGAACGGTGGCTTGCTGCTCACATTGACAGATGTCATCCTGCTCGCTCCTCAAGCTGGTCACCTGGCACCTCCAGCGTGTGTTGGAGTTTGCCTTGGAGGTTAGGTTGCTGCAGGAAGGCGGGTCAGAAGGTAGCTCTTAGGAGCACTGGAGATCACCCAGGAACCGCCCAGTTTAGCCCCGAACAGGTACAAACAACCGCAAGTCCAATCAGCATCTCGTCCTTCGAAATctaacctctcatttatctctcacatTAGCCCAGATCATTTCCTTCTAACATCAAACAGGTAAAGGACAATGTTTCGCGTTTACTTGCTGTCAATGACACCATTAAAGCTCTGCAGGTGGTTCAGAATGCACTAGGGTTAGTTACAGTTTAAACTTGCTTCACTCCCTGTGTATTCAACACCAAATATCTACATCGCGCCGATTAAGCCAGCTGTAATTGTTTGGGATTTTGGACACGCGAGACAAATTGTACTAATACACACAAGCCAACTACGAGAAGTTGTTCTATGGTAGGGGAGGGTTTGGATGGATCCCCGTTGGATTTTATGTTACTTTCCAATTTAGTTGGGGAACCACCCGTGTATCTCATTCAGCAGTTGTAATCGGGAGGTGAAATAAAGGGCCCAGCGGAACTTTTAATCTCAGGTCTTCCCAACGATTTTGCTTATTGAGGTATAAGGAGCACCAAATGTACCGCGCTCGACAATTCCattattacaaataaattcaACAGTTTAGACCAGCATTTTAATAATTGCTACcataaaatattttgcttctgactCAATTCAGACGATAGAAAGAGCTGAAAACAAACGAAAATTCCGACAAAATTACACCTGGCAACCTCCCAACCGAACAAGCAATTAATTACACATCCCCTTTAACTAAACCATCAACAAAACCCTTCACATTAGAGGGCATAGAAGTTGCAGTCGGAAGTACTCAGATTTCCCTGCAGCGGAGCGTCTTACGTAAAGGGGATGGGGTCAATATAGGGCGTGGTGCGCCACATAGGTAAACAGTTTGCATTTAAAAAGCGCCTTGCACATGTTTAGgtcatcccaaagtgctttccagCCAGTTTTGAAGGGTGTCTATGCAGCGTAGGAACTATGGCCCGAGAGAattttagatcagattccctacattgtggaatcTAATgttggtccacactgaccctccgaagagtaacccacctagacccatttctctctgactgatgCGCctaacactgagcaatttagtatggccaattcacctgacctgcacatctttggagtgggaggaaaccggagcacccggaggaaacccacgcagacacggggagaatgtgcaaactccacacagatagtcacttgATGCAggagtcgaacccaggtccctggcgctgtgaggcagcagtgctaaccactgagccactgtgtcattgGAATTATTTAATACATAAATATTGGTCAACACACTAGGAAGGAAAGTCTTGCTGTTAAGATAGCTCCTAATTCATCAAACAATACCTGCGTCTTGagcttttaaaatagtgatttcACAAGTACAAACCGAAGCCAGATTAGTTAATTAGATCATCATTAGGAAACAAGCAGAGTGTATTTATGATACTTGAGACCAGCCAATTGAAATTAATCATAGACACCCTTTCAGTAAAATAATATGGTCTCCCATACCGACTCAAAGTTCCTTTGAATTGCATATCGTTGGCCAAAGAAAATGAGATTGGTTTTAGTTCCAGCTCTTGTTCAAATGTTATTTCATTCCAACATGTTTATTCAATAAACATTCATCTATCAAGCCATATTATACTTTAAGTAATGTCAATTAACATTACATTATTTCACTACAGCATTTAccactgaaactaacatggtatTTACATTTAACCATAGAAAGACAGTAAAAAGCAATTCTGCCCCCTGTATCTGTTTTAGCTGAATACACGAGCTGCCCATGCTCATCCCACTTTCCATCACCTGGTCTGTAGCCTTGCAGGTTGCAGAATTACAGGTGCAGATCCAGACTCCCTTTGAACGAGTAGATGGTTTACATCTCAACCATCAAAACTGGACAGaagttccagacacccaccatcctctgtctaaacattttttttcctcataTCTCTTTTAATCGGCCTCCCACTCATGATAAATCTGAGCCCTTGGTAACTGACGTCTCTGCTAGGGGAAAACAggtcttctctgccattctatTCAAGCACTCTATTTTTTATTTACATCAACTAATTCAACCCTCACTTTTGTCTATTTTAAGGAAAATTAAAAATGCAGAtgttaaaaatcagaaacaacagacattgctagaaaaacacaacaggtatggcagcatctttggagagaaaacaaagttaacgttcagatccagtgacccttctttaacTGCTTTACCCAGAGTTTGACTAGAATGTGTAAC is a genomic window containing:
- the LOC122559208 gene encoding forkhead box protein E3-like, encoding MTSVNVSSKPPFFRPFAEAAPGQQDKASVEGHVAGSCPSALDMAQPEVAEKKGNPSWEREPENRNYLHPTEGFPHEGLRARPGQEQKPAMSYIALIANAILTSPNKKLNLGSIYKYIEDTFPYYKGRGQGWRNSVRHNLSLNECFIKAGRCEDGKGNYWSIHPSNLDDFSKGDFRQRRRCRRRGRAKELPVIYPSCPFPVEPLALNSLYSPYTEQERRAYRLDEVLYRQYISNPFWRWYHSCRNPAGSGCDTGLNTGAQWQGLGENGPPPNFFKTLNN